Within Cystobacter ferrugineus, the genomic segment GGCCGCGTGGTACTCGGCATTCTCGCGCAGGTCTCCGTGCGCGCGCGCCACTTCAATCTCCCGGGAGATTTTTCCGCGCTCAACGGACTGAAGGTGCTTCAGCTCCGCCTTCAGCTTCCGCAGACCTGACGGGGTCATCGGAATGTTCCCGCTGCCGGTCATCGACACCGCTCCTTCCCACGTCCATTCGAGGTGAAGGCCGAGACCCGCCCCATCCGGTGGACGGGGGGCCTCGACCGAGGGGCGAAACTGTAGGAGACCGGCGCCTGCCCGGTCAACGAAACCCGCGAGCCCCCACATAACTTCTGGCATGCTGACACACCGTGCTGTCCATCCAGGAATTGCGCGCGCTCGGCGCCTCCCTGCCCTCCGGGGCCTTCCGCCGTCAACTCGGTCCCTTCGTGCTCATCCAGCGAGCCCCGGGCCGCCCCTCCAGCGCGGTGCTCGAACCCACGCGCGTGGCCTCCTCCGGAGACATCGAGCGGGGCATGCTGTCGCTGCTCTTCGAGTTCGAGGATCTGCTCATCACCACGCTGCCGCCGCTGGCGCGCGTGGAGGCGCTGAGCGTGGGGCGGTTGCCCGACTGCGACGTGTTCGTGGATGATCCGTCCGTGTCCAAGCGCCACGCCGAGTTGCGGTGGACGGAGAGCCCGGCGCGCTGCACGGTGAAGGACCAGGGCTCCACCAACGGCACCTTCCTCAACGCCAACTCGCTGGGCACGCGCGAGGCGACGCTCAAGGACGGGGACATCCTGAGCTTTGGCAACGTGCAGTTCTGGTTCCTGATGACGGACACGCTGCACGCCCGGCTCCGGGCGACGCGGCGCTGAAGCGAGCCCTCAGGGGAACGTGCCCGCGGCGGGGTTCTTGCGCGCGGTGGAGAAGGCGCCCCGGAGCGCGTCCACCGTGCCTCCCACCTCGCCCGCGTACTGCACGGCGTGGACGGTGTAGCGGTCCAACACGTCCTCCAGGCGCCCGTACACCCGCTTGAGGTCCGCGTTGTTGCGCGACTCGAGCGCGCAGCGCGACTCCCGCTCGCGCAGCCGGCGCAGCCACCCGGTGCGGAAGCTCATCCACTGGGCATCCACGGTCTGGGCCGGCGAGGCGCGCACGAGCTTCTCGCGCGCGGACTCCAGCTCGGACCACAGCGCGTCCGCCGCGTCGAGGCACTCGCGGTAGGTGAGCACCGGCTCGTCGGACACGGAGCGCGAGGGGTTCATCGCCGCCACCGAGCGCGACACGCTGATGATGACCCCCAGACAGAACGCCACCACCACGAGGATGTAGAGACCGTAGGCGGCGGCGCGGAAGGGACGGTAGCGGGGGTCGGGCGTGGTCACGGGGCCCCCGTCTTACGACCGGGAGCCCCGCGTGGCAACGCCTGAGAACACGTGGGCCCCGCGGGTGTTCATTGCGCCGGAGCGGGCGCCGCGGTGGGCACCGTCACGGGCACCAGGGGCCTGGCGGCGGGGGCCGCGGCCGGAGCCGCCGCGGCGGCCTCGGCGCCACCCGCGCGCTGCCGGCGGATGGAGCTCTGCCGGCTGCGCATCTGGGGGGCGAACTCACTGGCCGGATAGGTGGCCAGGGCCTCCTGCACCGTGGCCATGGCCTTATCCAGGTCGTTGGTCTCCTGGTACGACTGCGCCAGGAGCAGCATGGCGTAGTCGCGCGTCTTGGACCGCTTGTCGCCCGCGACGAAGCGCGCCAGCAGCGGCACCGCCTGCGCGTGCTTGCGCTCGTTGTTGTAGGCCACGCCCAGGAAGAAGGACGCATCCAGGAGCTGCTCCTGGGGCGGATTCATCGCCACGAAGCGCGAGATCTCGTCGATGGTCGCCTTCATCTCGTTGCGGCGGAAGGCCGCCTTGCCCCGCTCGAACGCCGCGTCGCCAATCTCGCGCCGCAGCAAGGCCGCCTGGTTGTTGAGCGCCGCGCGCTCCAGGGCCGTCAGGCGCGAGGTGTCCAGCTTCACCAGCTCGTCCACGCCCTTGAGCCGCTCGTCTCCGGGCAGGTTGGTCATCAACCGGAAGACCTCGTTGGCCGCGCGCTGGGAGGCCTGCACCGCAGTCTGCTCCGCGCGCTGCTTGTCCAACTGGGCCGTGAGTTCGGTCACCGTCTTCTCCAGCCGCTCGCGCTCGGCCGTCGCGTTGGAGGAGCGCGAGGACATCACCATCGTCGCGCCGCCCACGCACAACGCCGCGAAGAGCACGTACGCCACGCCGGAAGAAATCCACTGCCGCTTCTGCAGATCCTCGTGACGCTTGCCAATCGCCTTCACTTCCGCGTGAAGGTTCTTGAGCAGGTTGTCCGTCTTGATCACGAGGTTGCGGGACTCGATGACCTCCTTGCGGATCTCACTCAGTTCCTTGGAGTCGTACTCGGACTTCGTCTCGGCAGCCATGGACAAGTTCCTGTTGGGCCCGGAAGTGCTCTCGGCCTCTGCGCGCATCGTGAAGGGCTCCCTCGGGCGGCGCTCTCGCGGCACCCCGTTATCTGTCGGCCCGGGAACAGGCCTTGGTCCCCGAGGAATTTCCGGGGACCTGATGAAAAAACCAAGCAGTCAGCGGGGCAGGCCCCCGCTCAAGGCATGCTGAAGGTCCGGACCGGATCCGGCGCCAGCAGGTACGTCACCCCCAGGGCGAACCAGTTACCACCCGCGTTGTAGGAAGCCAGATTCTTGTAGGGGCTGTCTCCCGTCCCCGAGGGCGGGGGCTTGTTCTGATAGGGGCTGTGTCCACGGGCGAACGCCAGCCGGTACTCGGCCGTGATGGCCCAGTGGGCCGACAAACGCACGGTCGCCCCCACGGTGCCGACCCAGGGCTGGATGATGGACTCCCGGCGCCCCACCCCCTCCACCAGGGAGTAGGCCAACGAGGGTCCCGTCTCCAGTCCGATGAAGGGGACGACGCCCTGGGGCGTGAGGATTTCGAGCAGCCCCTGGAAGCGCAGGCCCAGCAGGGCGCCGTAGGTGATGTTGGTGTGGGTGGCGGCGTTGGTCAGCCGCAACTGCTGCTGGGTGTAGAACAGATCAATGCCCACCTCGATGAAGTCCGAGACGGAGTAGGCGAAGGTGGCCGCGGCGAAGGGGCCGCCCGGGGAGTCGCGCAAGCACCCCTCGGAGCACTCGAGGCCCGGCAGCTCGTAGAAGCTGTCGAAGAACGTGTTGTTGCTCGTCAGGCGCCACCCGCCCTGGACGGTGACGCGGCCCACCCCGTTGAGGGGCACCACGCCCTCGGACTCCTCCTCCTGGGCGGAGGCCGAGACGGCGGCGAGCAGCAGACCCAGAAGCACGAAGCCACGCATCGCTCAGGCGTCCTTCAGCCGCAGGGCGATCTCGAGGAACGTGGTCCGGCGGCGCGAGAGCGCGGCGAACAGGCACCACACCACGCACCGCGAGCCGAACTCGCGCCGGATGAGGCCCACGTGGGCCAGCACGTCCCTCAAGGTGATGACACCGAGCATCCGTCCCTCTCCTCGCGCCCGGGTGCTACAGGGCGGTGGCGCACCGTAGCAACGGCCTCCAGTGCGTCAACTTTTCGTCCCCGGAGGCCGCAGCGCGCGCCGCTCCAGCTCCAGGAGCGGCACCTCGAGCACCACCACCGTGCCGTGGATGCAGGGCGGATGGAAGTCCGCCGCGTCCAGCTCGCCCAGGAGCGCCCGGAGCTTGCCCTCGGAGAGCTGACCCTCGGCGTGGCGCGCGGCATGACAGGCGAGCACGCGCAGGGGCTCGGCGAGCACCACCACGTCCAGCGCCGAGCCCGGAGGCGGCAGCGCCCGCGCCAGGGCCTCCAGGAGGGCGCGCGCGTCGGCCCCCACCAGCGCGGGAGGCACCGCCTTGAGCGCCAGCGTCGTGCCGCCAAAGGGCTCCACCTCCAGCCCCAGCCGGGCGAGCGCCTCGTGCCCCTCCACCAGCGTGCGGGCCACCGGCACCGCGAGCTCCACCGTGGCGCCGAAGAGCGTGGGCACCGGCGGCTCCGCGCGCTGCAGCGCCTTGTGGAAGGCCATGAGCCGGGCGCGCTCCAGCGCGGCGTGCGCGTCCAGCACCACCAGCGTGCCTCCGGAGCCCTCGCACACATGGAAGCGCTCGCCGAGCACCCCCATGGGCCGCAGCGCGCCGAAGTAGCCCGGCGGCGGGGCCTCGTTGAGCATGGGCTGGGCCTGGCCGAAGGCGGGCGCCCGGCCGGGCAGCAGCGGGCTCGGTGCCGAGGGCGCGAAGAGGGAGCCGTTCGCCTGGGGCGGCGCGGGGGCGTCCGAATCCTGGGTGCCGGGAATGGGCAGGGGCGCGCCCCAGGTGGCCTCCTGCGCGCGGGTGAGGAAGCGCTCCACGGCCATGGCGTAGTGCGCGGCCTGCCGGGGCGGCTCCATCGCCCCGCCCTCCCCGCCCGGCGGACCCAGCCACGGCGCGGCCCGCAGCGCCCGGGAGATGGCGGCGTTCACCGCGTCCCCCACCCCCTTGGCGTCCGCGAAGCGCACCTCGAGCTTCTGCGGGTGCACGTTCACGTCCACCGCGCGCGGATCCATGTCGATGAAGAGCACCACCACCGGCTGGCGCCCGGCGGCGAGGAACTCCTGGAAGGCGCGCTGGATGGCGCTGTTGAGGCCCCGGTCCCGGATGTAGCGGCGGTTGACGAAGGTGTAGATGCCGCGCGCGTTGGGCAGCGTGTACTCGGGTGAGGCGATGTAGCCGGTGACGTTCACCCCCAGCCGCCGCTCCTCCACCGCCACCAGGTGCGGGTGCACCCCGGGCCCCAGCGCCGCGGCGATGCGCTCGCGGGGATCCGTGGGGCTCGCGGGGCTGGTGAAGAGCGCCTGGCCTCCGTGCTCCACGAAGAAGGACACGTCCGGGTGCGCGAGCGCCAGCCGGATGACGGCCTCCTCCGCGTGTTGCAGCTCCGTGGACTCGCGCCGCATGAACTTGCGCCGCGCGGGCGTGTTGTAGAACAGGTCCTCCACCGAGATGACCGTGCCCACGCGCGGCGGCGCCTCCTCCACCAGCGGCTCGCCCCCACCCTCCACGGTGATGCGCGTGCCCACGTAGGACTCGCGCTCGGCCGTGTGCAGGGTGAAGCGTGACACCGAGGCGATGGCGGGCAGCGCCTCACCCCGGAAGCCCTTGGTGCTCAGCGTGAACAAGTCGTCCAGCTCGCGCAACTTGCTCGTGGCGTGGCGCTCGAGGCTCAGCCGGGCGTCCTCGGCGCTCATCCCCTGCCCGTCGTCGGAGATGGTGATGCGCCCGAGCCCTCCGCGCTCCAGCGCCACGCGCACCGTGCGTGAGCCCGCGTCGATGGAATTCTCCACCAGTTCCTTCACGACGGACGCGGGACGTTCCACCACCTCGCCGGCGGCGATCTTGTTGATGAGGACATCACTGAGGCGGGCGATACGTGCCATGGGAGGTCATATCCTGTACGGGACCCGGCACGTTGGCCAGTAAAGCGGACGCAACGCGGCTGACAAGCGGCCCCCAGGTGCGCTATCACGCCCCCTCCCGTATGGAAGCAACTCAAGCGAGCAAGGGCGGCCTGCGCGTCGCGGTGACGGGCGCGGCGGGCGACCTGGGCCGGCTGCTGCTGCCGCTGCTGGAGCAGGATGCCGACGTGGAGAGCATCCTCGTGCTGGACGTGGCCAAGCCCGAGGGCTCCAAGGTCGACTACCACCGCGTGGACCTCACGCGCCACGACGCCGAGAGCGAGCTGTCCGACGCGCTCGCCGAGCACCCCGTGGACGTCTTCTACCACCTGGCCTTCCTCTACGGGCCGGTGCGCGATGGCTCGCTCGCGCACGAGCTCGAGGTGATTGGCACGATGAACGTGCTGAGCGCGGTGGGCCGCGCGCGCGTGCCCCGGCTCATCGTCCCCTCGCTCACCGCGCTCTACGGCGCGCGCGCCAGCCACCCCGCCCTGCTCTCCGAGGAGACGCCCCTCATGGGCTGCCCCGGCAGCCGCTTCATCAACGACAAGGTCGAGGTGGAGAAGCAGGTGCGCGCCTTTCGCGAGCGCCACCCGGAGACGCGCGTCATCGTCCTGCGCTTCGCGCCCATGTTCGGCCCGAACATGGACAACCCCGCCACCCGCATGCTCGCCCACCGCGTGGTGCCCACGCTGCTCGGGTACGATCCGCTCTGGCAGGCGCTGCACGAGGAGGACGCGGCGCGCGCGCTGTACCAGGCGCTGAGCGCCAATGCCGAGGGCGAGTTCAACATCGTCGGCCGCGGGGTGCTGCCGCTCTCCGGGCTCATCCGCCAGGCGGGCGCCACGCCCCTGCCCCTGCCCGGCCCGCTCTTCCGCGCCACCCTCCAGACGATGACGTCGCTCGGGGGGCCGGGCTTTCCCTCGTCGCTGCTGGACTACATGCACTACGGCTGGGTGGCCAACGGCGAGCGCGCCGAGGAAGAGCTCGGCTTCATTCCCATGTTCCACGCCCGGGATGCCGTGGCGGCGATACGAAGGAGCTGATCCATGGCCAAGGGAACGCCCCGCGCCTCCGAGTCCTCCAAGGCCCGCGCGAAGTCCGCCCCGGCCGAGTCCGCGAAGCCCGCGGCCTCCACCGAGGCGGCGAGGAAGCCGGCCCCGGCGAACGTGGCGAAGAAGAAGGCCGCCGCTCCGAAGAAGAAGGCCGCGACCTCCAAGGGCAAGCCCTCCGGGAAGACGCGCGTGCCCGCCACGGCCGTCCTCTCCGTCCCGGTGGAGGGACAGACGCCCGTCACGGCCCCGGCCCTGGAGACGACACCTCCGACCGGGGTGAGTCCCGCCACGGCGGCCGAGATGGGCCTCGAGGTGGAGCCCGCCACGCCCTCGGCCCCGGTGGCTCCCGAGGTCCACACCGCCCCCGAGGCACCGATGCCCGGGCGGGAGGAGCGGCTTCACCCCAGGACGCAAGAGGCCGAGGTGCTCGCGGCCGAGTCGGCCCTGCTGGAGCAGGAGGCCGCCCACGCGGGGCTGGAGGAGACGCGGCGGGGCATCGAGGAAGTGCTGAGCGAGCCGGTGCCCGAGGGACCCGTGGACGTGCCGGGCTTCGAGACCGAGCAGGCTCCGCCCGAGACGGCGGCCCCGCCCGAAACAGAGCCCGTGCTCGAAGCGGAGCCCGTGCTCGACGAGCCCAAGACGCTCGCGGGCCCCTCGGACCTGTTCTTCACGGCGGCCTCGCCGGGAGCCGAGCCGCCGCGGATGAGGGCGCGGATGTCGGGGCTGCTGTCGTTGGCGAAGCAGATCGCCTTCCAGACGCTGGCGAGCGAGCGGGTGAGCCGGACGGTGGTGTCGGCGCGGGGCATGGTGGGCGCCGCGCTCACGAGCCTGGGGCTCGGGGGCAGCACGGCCGTGGACGAGTACGGCAAGGACGCGGCGCTCGGAGGGGTGCTGCAGCCGGTGGTGGACTTCCTCTACGAGCACTACTGGCGGGTGTCGGTGCAGGGGGCGAGCCACGTGCCGGCGGGGCCGGTGCTGCTGGTGGCCAACCACTCGGGGGCGCTGCCCTTCGACGGGCCCATGTTGCAGCAGGCGCTCTCGCGCGAGCGGCCGGACCTGCAGGAGGCGCGCTGGCTGGCGGAGGACCAGGTGTTCCACGCGCCGATGATGGGGACGCTGATGAACCGGCTGGGGGCGGTGCGCGCCTGCCCGGAGAACGCGCTGCGGCTGCTGGACGAATTGCGCCCGGTCATCGTCTTCCCCGAGGGCAGCCAGGGGATGGGCAAGCCGTTCGCCCAGCGCTACCAGCTCAAGCGCTTTGGCCGGGGAGGCTTCGTGAAGCTGGCGCTACGCACGGGCGCGCCCATCGTCCCGGTGGCCATTGTCGGCGCCGAGGAGACGGTGCCGCTCTTGGGCAAGCTGCCGGCGGGCTTCCTGGGCCTGGACTACCTGCCGGTGACGCTGCCGCCCCTGCCGGCGCGCTGGACGCTGCGCTTTGGCGAGCCCATCAGCATGGGCGACCTGCCCCCCGAGGCCGCCGAGGACCTCTCCCAGGTGCAGCGGCTCACCGAGCGCACCCGCGAGTCCATTCAGGGCATGTTGCAGGCCCTTCTCAAGGAGCGCCGCTCCGTCTTCTCGGGGTAGGCACTCTCAGAACGCTCAGAACCCTGCGTCACTGTTCCCGCGGGTCTTAGAGCACGCCGCTCAAAAATCAATCCCATAGGAGGGCGAGGCGGCGTGCTGGATTATTTATGGTCGCTGCTTCTTACTGCTTCACGCCGAAACTCCGCGGGGAGCAGAGCGACGCCGGGCAGCAGTGCTTTACAACAACCCTGGTCGCTCTCTCCTGTTCCGCATGACCCTCCCTCACCAGTTGGACCAACCACGTCCCGCTCTTGAGACAGGGTCAGCAGCCGTGACGTGTCAGAGAGGTATGATTCGCCTGCGTTCGGTGCCTCCAATGATTGCCAGAACAAAGGCGCTTCCACCAGACAGCAGAAAGGACGGAGATGACCACGTGTGGGTTCCTGGCGGCAACAGAAGGTGTCCTATGGGCCCTTCTCCTGCTACAAAACCAACCCCAGCAGACTCAAGAAATGAGCGGTTGTGAGAGTACTCCTCATTCGGAACCAACAACTTGGTGGAAGGAAGAACCCGGGATTTGAGCCCCACCATCCGGAGTACCTCTTCAAGCTCATCAGGGGCGAGCCCCGCAAGCTCTGTAGCGATACGATGAACTCTTTCGTTCATGATGGCTCCTCAGCGCCTACCGCATCGTTCTTCAAGTCGAGTGTAATCGCAGCATGGGCAGCAGACCACTGATCCTTGTCTTTCGACACTTGGCGGCTTTCTGATGTTGTAGTGACCGGGATATCCAGGGCACACACCGGTATCATGCACAGTGGGTTTTTTCTGCGTCTTCTCGCCTTCACAAAGCAAATTTTTGGGATTGCTCTCCTCGTAACCCTCAAGTAGCGGACGTCATGAGAAACAAACACAGAAGCCCGGCCAGGAAGGCGGCATGCGGACAGGGCATCCGAGACAGGCCTGAACGCCTGCCGGTTCGAGAGGGTGACATGAGATTCATGGGTGATGATTCAAAAAAAGAGAAAAGGAACTCGATGCGGGCCCCATCGAGCGGGCCGCGAGAGCAAAGAGCGAGGAGTGAGTTCGTGAAGGGAGTCGTTACTCCGAGGTGGCCTCGGCCTCCCCCGGCAGCGGTGTACACAGTCGCCCCTTGGGCGTCGGGTACACCTGGGCACAGCGCCAGCCTCCGGGACAATCCCCGTCGCCCTGGCAGGACTGGCTGCACACGTAGCCTTCATGACGGCCGGGCTTCACGTGGAGGCAGATGCCGGACAGGCAGGCACTGGCTCCATTCTCCCGACAGTCCTCTCCCAGTTGCTTCATCGCCTTCTCGGCCCGCAGCATCCGAGGATCTGTCAGTGGTTCCGGGTCTACCACGAACCGGGGCTCGGGCTCTGTGTTTCCACAGCCAGCCCAGACCCCAGCGATAATCCCCAATACGACAACCATCCACTTTCGGTCTCGACACCGTCGAACAAGTAGGAGATGCACTCCGCGGCCTGACCTCGAACCTTGGGGTGCTCCTTCTGATCCGAGAGAATCCGGATCATGAAGTTCCACAAGCTGGCGTCGCCATGCCAGGTCAGCGCATAGAGAATACCGTGCCGCACCTCGACACGTGCCGCGCTGGCGAGCAACTCGAGCAGCCTCGCCGTCGTCGAGCTATCCGCCGAGAGCAGCTTCGCCGCTTCAACGATAGCCCCGCGGTCCGGGCCTCGGATGTTCCTCAGTGCGGCCGCCCTCTGCTCTTCGGTCAATGGTTCGCGCTCGCTCATACCCATCCCCAAACATACCGGCGCTCAATCATCATCACTCACGGGATAGCCCAAGACCACCACGGTCACACCCAAGCGCGCGAAGAATTCCAGGTCCTCCGCGGCAAGGGAAAGAGCTGGAACGAAGCTGTCCTTCGCCCCCACATAAAGCCCGAAGTGTAGCTTGCTCTGGACGCTCAGTTCCGCGAGTGCCGCGTACACATCTCGCCGCTGGTCGAGAGCACTCCGAACGGCCTGTACCGCCCCCTTCGGATTCTTGCCCTCGAAGAGCGTCAATGAGAACCCCGAGTCCTCCCGAACCTTCCGCGCAAGCCCGTCATCACCCCGGCGCCAGGAATCATCGCATTCAAAAGCCGGAAAGCGTTTCAAGAAACCATCAACATCGAAATCACGGCCGGATACGAACCACGTCACGATACACATCAACCCCCTCCTCGCCCATCGGGCGCGCGCTGCTCGTTTCGGTCAAGGACTCTCTCTCATGCTCACGTTCCGCTCTTCGCCACCCAATGGGAGCAGGCTTGACACTCATTGCAACTCGGGCGGCTTCAGATGGGAATACGCAGCAATCTCATTCCTCCGAAACATGACTGAACGTGGGACTACGGGTGCTCCGGTCCATCAGCGAGGCACCTCGGCGATGCCGAGCGTGCCATCCGCCCTGAGGAGCAAGACGCCCTGCCATCCGAATAGCGCATTCGCATATTCGTCGGTCTTGACCGTCTTATGGTCACATCCCTCTCCGCCAAATGAAACGGTGACATACCCGTCCCCCTTGGCGTGCCCCATACACAGCACGGATGACCGCGGAGCCACATCACGAAACGAACACTCCAGGCCATTCAAGTTCACGCTCAAGACATCCAGACCGCATCCCGTCTCGTTGAGCACGACAACCGCCGCGCGCCCGTTCCAGGAGGTGACTCCAGCGAGGACCAACACGAGCACGAGGAACACTGCCACCAGCATCTTGATGAAATCAGTTCGAGCGGTTGTCATGTCGTGCGGAGGTCAGGTCAACGAGGGCCGCGCCCAGCGTTCTGAACCACGAAGGTCCGAAACGAGAAGAGATAGAACAGCCGCGCGCCCAGCACGACCGGAATGAGGAGAAGCAGTGCGGTCACGAACGCAAGCCACGAAAACGGCCGATTCCTCCGAGGCGGCGTGGGGTCAGGATTCATTGCGAGCCCACGCCCGGAAGCAGTTCAGAAGGGCTCGAAGCTTCCGGGGATCCCCCGCTCCGATGAAGCACCCCTCCTTGATGGAGCACTCCATCCAATCGTCGCCCCCCGCGTTGGTCTCCGAGGGGGGAGCCCCCGTGCGCTGAACCAGGGCATCGGCCATGCGCCCCTCCAGGTTCGTCCCACGCAGATCGACCTTGAGCAACCATCCCGGGTTGTCCAGGGATTGGATGCTCACCCCCTGATGATGAGCCCACTCATCACGGCACTGGGCCTCATACCACTGCTCCAGCCATTCCAAGTCGGAGAGGGCGTCTTCCCGGGTCCATTGGGGCTTCTTTCCGGGTGGAAGGAGCCCGCCGGCCGCTCTCGCTCGGGCATCCTGCTCCACTCCCCAGAGCTGAGAAATCCTGACCATTTCCCGTTCGATCAACTGCTCGAAGTGCGCATCCAGCTCAGGCCCGAGGCCATTCGGCACATACTGGGCAAAGCCCAGCTCCGAGTCGCCGAGCCAGCGGAGCTGCGCGCGATGCGGCTCCAACGCCACCCGCGCCCCTTGCATCGCCTGCTGGAGCGCCTGAACCGAATCGACCCCCCAGGCCTCCCGTCGGATCGGCTCGACGCCCTCCAGCCCACTGATTTCAAAGGGGCAACGAAAATCCCCCGTCTCCCCGTCCTGCTCGGGCTGGAAGAACGCGACCTCTACCTGTCCGCGACCGTCAGCCCTGTCGTAGAGCCTCCGTGCGATCACCCCTTGACTCATCGGCTCCTCACCGCCTGGTTCACCACGGGCAATCCTTCAGGCCGTGATCGGTAGAAACGAAACCAGTCCCGCTGGCCTGACAGTCCGATTGCACTTCGCGGACGACGAAACACGAGGTGCGAGCGAACGGCCTCCATCCAGAATCCTTCCAGGTCACGCACTTCTCGCGGGCAGCACTCCGTGGGCGCATCGTAGCTGAGTCCCTCTCGCGTCACTCCAACTTGTCCGGGCCTCACGACTGCTGCTAACGCTTCGCCCCATGATGGCCTCGACGACCTCCACTCCCCCTGTCACCTGGCCCGGCCGCGTCCTCGAGGGACCGGCCGCGTGGCGTGGCGCGGACCTCACCCGGAGCGAGGCGTGGATCCACCGCTTCTCGTCCGGAGAGCTCGCCGAGTTGGACCGGGCACTCTGGCCACGCTGTTCTGGGGGCTCGGCTCCTATCTGGGCACGGCCGTGTCACAGAACGCCCAGGGGCACGTGCTCGGACACGTGAAGGATCTGGGGTACGACGCCAACAACCCCAGCACGCGCCTCTACCAGACCAATCAACGCCAGGGCTATCACACGGACTCGGCGGACATCGTGGGGCTGCTGTGCGTGCGCACCGCCAGGCACGGAGGGCTCAGCAGCCTCGCCAGCACGGTGACCGTCTACAACGAGATGTACCGGCGCCGCCCGGACCTCGCCCGCGTCCTCTTCGAGCCCGTCCACACCGACCACCGCGGCGAGTACCGGCCCGGCCACAAGCCCTACTTCTCCATCCCCGTGTTCAACTTCCACGCGGGCGAACTCACGGGCATCTACCAGCGCCGCTACATCGAGTCCGCCCAACGCTTCGAGGATACTCCCCGGCTGACGCCCCAGCAGGTGGATGCGCTCGATCTGTTCGACGCCCTGCTCGATGACCCCGAGCTGCACCTGGAGATGCGGCTCGAGCCCGGGGACATGCAGTTCATCCACAACCATCAGATCCTCCACGACCGGACAGCCTTCGAGGACTGGCCGGAACCCGAGCGCCGGCGGCACCTGCTGCGGCTGTGGTTGTGCCCGCCGGATGGCCGTCCGCTGCCGCCTGTCTTCGCCGAGCGCTACGGCAGCGTGGAGGTGGGACGGCGCGGCGGCGTCCACGTGCCCGCCAGCGAGCTGAAGGCGCCCCTCGATATCTGAGCAACACCGGTGGCGTCCACCTTCACGCCAATGCCAGGCAACGAGCGCATGACGTGGAATGACAAATCAAATCACGAGCAGACGCGGTTGCGGCCCGCCGCCTTCGCCTCGTAGAGCTTCGTGTCCGCCGCCCGCTTCAAGTCCACCGCGTCCCGGTGCCCCGACTCCAGCACCGCCACCCCCAGCGAGATGGAGATGGGAATCAGGGTGTTGTCGAACTCGAAGCGCTGTTTCTCCACCAGCCGGCGCGCCTTCTCCGCCAGCTTCACCGCGCCCGGGAGGTCCACCTCGGGCAGCAGCACCCCGAACTCCTCCCCGCCATAGCGCGCGAACACGTCCTCGCGGCGGATGCGCGTGCGCAGCGTGGAGGCGAGTTGCTTGAGCACGTAGTCCCCCGCCAGGTGCCCGTGCTGATCATTCACCCGCTTGAAATGATCCACGTCGAACATCACCAGCGCCAGGCTGCGCTCGTAGCGGCGCGAGCGTGACACCTCGCGCTCCAGCGCCTCCTCGAAGTAGCGCCGGTTGTAGATCTGCGTCAGCCCGTCCATCGTCGTCAGCCGGTAGATCTCATCGTGGTACGCCGTCTCGATGTTCCCCCCGGCGATGAACTTGAAGATCGTCCGGCCAATCTTCACCAGATCCCCGTTGCACAGGGGAGTCTCCCCCCGCACCGGCGCGTCGTTCACGAACGTGCCGTTCGTCGAGTCCAGGTCCTTGATGAACACCCCGCGCTTGCTCGTGGTGATGCACGCGTGGTTGCGGCTGATGGACTCCTGGTCCACCTGGATCTCCGCCTTGGCCGAGCGGCCAATGAGCGTCTCCGTCTTGCACAGGTCGTATTTGCGCCCCAGCTCCAAGCCGTAGATCACCACCAGCGCCGCGTCGAGATCGACTG encodes:
- a CDS encoding FHA domain-containing protein, whose amino-acid sequence is MLSIQELRALGASLPSGAFRRQLGPFVLIQRAPGRPSSAVLEPTRVASSGDIERGMLSLLFEFEDLLITTLPPLARVEALSVGRLPDCDVFVDDPSVSKRHAELRWTESPARCTVKDQGSTNGTFLNANSLGTREATLKDGDILSFGNVQFWFLMTDTLHARLRATRR
- a CDS encoding tetratricopeptide repeat protein encodes the protein MAAETKSEYDSKELSEIRKEVIESRNLVIKTDNLLKNLHAEVKAIGKRHEDLQKRQWISSGVAYVLFAALCVGGATMVMSSRSSNATAERERLEKTVTELTAQLDKQRAEQTAVQASQRAANEVFRLMTNLPGDERLKGVDELVKLDTSRLTALERAALNNQAALLRREIGDAAFERGKAAFRRNEMKATIDEISRFVAMNPPQEQLLDASFFLGVAYNNERKHAQAVPLLARFVAGDKRSKTRDYAMLLLAQSYQETNDLDKAMATVQEALATYPASEFAPQMRSRQSSIRRQRAGGAEAAAAAPAAAPAARPLVPVTVPTAAPAPAQ
- the mutL gene encoding DNA mismatch repair endonuclease MutL, with the protein product MARIARLSDVLINKIAAGEVVERPASVVKELVENSIDAGSRTVRVALERGGLGRITISDDGQGMSAEDARLSLERHATSKLRELDDLFTLSTKGFRGEALPAIASVSRFTLHTAERESYVGTRITVEGGGEPLVEEAPPRVGTVISVEDLFYNTPARRKFMRRESTELQHAEEAVIRLALAHPDVSFFVEHGGQALFTSPASPTDPRERIAAALGPGVHPHLVAVEERRLGVNVTGYIASPEYTLPNARGIYTFVNRRYIRDRGLNSAIQRAFQEFLAAGRQPVVVLFIDMDPRAVDVNVHPQKLEVRFADAKGVGDAVNAAISRALRAAPWLGPPGGEGGAMEPPRQAAHYAMAVERFLTRAQEATWGAPLPIPGTQDSDAPAPPQANGSLFAPSAPSPLLPGRAPAFGQAQPMLNEAPPPGYFGALRPMGVLGERFHVCEGSGGTLVVLDAHAALERARLMAFHKALQRAEPPVPTLFGATVELAVPVARTLVEGHEALARLGLEVEPFGGTTLALKAVPPALVGADARALLEALARALPPPGSALDVVVLAEPLRVLACHAARHAEGQLSEGKLRALLGELDAADFHPPCIHGTVVVLEVPLLELERRALRPPGTKS
- a CDS encoding SDR family oxidoreductase, producing the protein MEATQASKGGLRVAVTGAAGDLGRLLLPLLEQDADVESILVLDVAKPEGSKVDYHRVDLTRHDAESELSDALAEHPVDVFYHLAFLYGPVRDGSLAHELEVIGTMNVLSAVGRARVPRLIVPSLTALYGARASHPALLSEETPLMGCPGSRFINDKVEVEKQVRAFRERHPETRVIVLRFAPMFGPNMDNPATRMLAHRVVPTLLGYDPLWQALHEEDAARALYQALSANAEGEFNIVGRGVLPLSGLIRQAGATPLPLPGPLFRATLQTMTSLGGPGFPSSLLDYMHYGWVANGERAEEELGFIPMFHARDAVAAIRRS
- a CDS encoding lysophospholipid acyltransferase family protein, producing MAKGTPRASESSKARAKSAPAESAKPAASTEAARKPAPANVAKKKAAAPKKKAATSKGKPSGKTRVPATAVLSVPVEGQTPVTAPALETTPPTGVSPATAAEMGLEVEPATPSAPVAPEVHTAPEAPMPGREERLHPRTQEAEVLAAESALLEQEAAHAGLEETRRGIEEVLSEPVPEGPVDVPGFETEQAPPETAAPPETEPVLEAEPVLDEPKTLAGPSDLFFTAASPGAEPPRMRARMSGLLSLAKQIAFQTLASERVSRTVVSARGMVGAALTSLGLGGSTAVDEYGKDAALGGVLQPVVDFLYEHYWRVSVQGASHVPAGPVLLVANHSGALPFDGPMLQQALSRERPDLQEARWLAEDQVFHAPMMGTLMNRLGAVRACPENALRLLDELRPVIVFPEGSQGMGKPFAQRYQLKRFGRGGFVKLALRTGAPIVPVAIVGAEETVPLLGKLPAGFLGLDYLPVTLPPLPARWTLRFGEPISMGDLPPEAAEDLSQVQRLTERTRESIQGMLQALLKERRSVFSG